A section of the Primulina eburnea isolate SZY01 chromosome 1, ASM2296580v1, whole genome shotgun sequence genome encodes:
- the LOC140803345 gene encoding uncharacterized mitochondrial protein AtMg00310-like codes for MNVFLLPRSTTEELQRIMNSFWWGSNPNGNRGIKWLSWDRLCAPKQTGGMWFRNLKSFNLAMLGKQAWNLIAKPDSLMTRVLKAKYFPNSNFLDASLGHNPSFIWRSLWSSRIIIKRGVRWRIGKGDKINVWREPWLRDPRNFYITTPPITELHSLKVCDLFIPFTTQWDHELLDDIFGNTDVHEILNIHVHTNIGGDQLIWHYSSNGKYQVRSGYKIAQELLSDDVVPTGHGEWQKL; via the coding sequence ATGAACGTGTTCTTGCTGCCGAGATCTACTACTGAGGAGCTTCAACGTATTATGAACTCCTTTTGGTGGGGCTCAAACCCAAATGGCAATAGAGGCATCAAGTGGTTGAGTTGGGATAGGCTATGTGCTCCGAAGCAAACTGGTGGCATGTGGTTTAGAAATCTGAAATCCTTCAACCTGGCAATGCTAGGTAAACAAGCATGGAACCTCATTGCTAAACCAGACTCCCTAATGACCAGAGTTCTAAAAGCGAAGTATTTCCCAAACTCGAATTTCCTGGATGCTAGTTTGGGCCACAATCCAAGCTTCATATGGCGTAGTCTGTGGAGTTCCCGAATCATAATAAAAAGAGGAGTCAGGTGGCGAATTGGAAAGGGAGATAAGATTAATGTTTGGAGAGAGCCATGGCTTCGTGACCCAAGGAACTTCTACATAACAACCCCTCCTATCACAGAGCTTCACTCACTAAAGGTATGTGATTTATTCATCCCATTCACTACCCAGTGGGATCATGAGCTGCTGGACGATATTTTTGGAAACACAGATGTACATGAAATCTTGAACATCCATGTACACACAAACATAGGAGGCGATCAACTCATCTGGCACTATAGCAGCAATGGGAAATACCAAGTTCGATCAGGTTACAAAATAGCACAAGAACTGCTGAGTGACGACGTCGTTCCTACGGGCCATGGGGAGTGGCAGAAACTCTAG
- the LOC140803339 gene encoding uncharacterized protein: MAKACWEELGIWNLVVSKSNEVEGFIQWLFKMFQQVDVESLENIAMVLWGIWRARNEKIWNRIVRPADSIVSSAIQFLTDWKAVRNITTNPEGTTHREVERFPWIKPQAPTLKCNVDASVQNGSGLFGVGMVLRDYEGVFVSARTNAFPGRALVKEAEAMAIKEALSWIMEMNIQEAIFESDAKGVTEALNSTRDDDSEFGAIILECRELLRQRPSFRVCFTRR, translated from the coding sequence ATGGCAAAAGCTTGCTGGGAAGAACTTGGTATCTGGAATTTAGTTGTCTCAAAGTCCAACGAAGTTGAAGGATTCATCCAGTGGCTCTTCAAAATGTTCCAGCAGGTAGATGTGGAGTCCCTCGAAAATATAGCTATGGTACTATGGGGCATATGGCGGGCTCGGAATGAGAAAATTTGGAATAGAATTGTTAGACCAGCTGATTCAATTGTTAGCTCAGCCATTCAATTCTTGACAGATTGGAAAGCGGTGCGTAACATCACAACAAATCCAGAGGGAACAACCCATCGGGAAGTAGAGAGATTTCCTTGGATAAAACCACAAGCCCCAACACTCAAATGCAATGTGGATGCATCAGTACAGAATGGATCGGGGTTATTTGGGGTTGGTATGGTTCTCCGAGATTACGAGGGGGTGTTTGTTTCAGCTAGAACAAATGCCTTCCCTGGCAGAGCTCTCGTAAAAGAGGCAGAGGCTATGGCGATCAAGGAAGCTCTTAGCTGGATCATGGAAATGAACATTCAGGAGGCAATTTTCGAGTCTGATGCCAAAGGTGTTACTGAAGCACTGAATTCAACAAGAGACGACGACTCAGAGTTCGGAGCGATTATCTTAGAGTGTCGTGAATTACTTCGCCAAAGACCATCATTCAGGGTCTGTTTCACTCGTAGATAA